In the Sphingomonas sp. LM7 genome, one interval contains:
- a CDS encoding LysR substrate-binding domain-containing protein, giving the protein MRRLPPLTAIEAFVQVARLGSIKAAAEELALSSPALSRRVQSLERFIGRPLFERRHQALKLNDDGDRLLGLIAPALDAMTDAVEAMTSGSELIRLRLGVLPLYATQQLLPRLPELKRRHPELHLDVDTAGYGVARLGDGLDAAIVIARDIDPGFYSQRLDRNRVHVIGSRALVEGPDPVTRPEQLSKLTALVHRDMPETFTAWRAAAGFPDLEPLAIDHFDSGNLMLEAAAQGLGVAFMLESHFEAARDDRLVQLFDLTVESHYSYWFVCRPRALTQRPVRIFHDWLIEALGADTV; this is encoded by the coding sequence ATGCGTAGGCTACCGCCCCTCACCGCCATCGAGGCATTCGTCCAGGTCGCGCGTCTCGGCTCGATCAAGGCGGCGGCCGAGGAATTGGCGCTTTCCTCACCAGCGCTAAGCCGGCGAGTCCAGTCGCTCGAACGCTTCATCGGCAGGCCGCTGTTCGAACGGCGGCACCAGGCACTCAAGCTCAACGACGATGGCGACCGGCTGCTCGGGCTGATCGCGCCGGCGCTCGATGCGATGACCGACGCAGTCGAGGCGATGACCAGCGGCAGCGAGTTGATCCGGCTGCGGCTGGGCGTCCTGCCGCTCTATGCAACCCAGCAGCTTCTGCCGCGCCTGCCCGAACTCAAGCGCCGCCATCCCGAGCTTCATCTTGACGTCGATACCGCCGGATACGGCGTGGCGCGGCTGGGCGACGGGCTCGACGCGGCGATCGTGATCGCGCGCGACATCGATCCGGGCTTTTATTCGCAGCGCCTCGATCGCAACCGGGTCCATGTCATCGGATCGCGGGCGCTGGTCGAGGGGCCCGATCCGGTCACCCGGCCCGAACAGCTTTCGAAGCTTACCGCGCTCGTCCATCGCGACATGCCGGAGACCTTCACGGCGTGGCGCGCGGCAGCCGGCTTCCCGGACCTGGAGCCGCTGGCGATCGACCATTTCGACTCGGGCAATCTGATGCTCGAGGCAGCGGCGCAGGGGCTCGGCGTCGCGTTCATGCTCGAATCGCATTTCGAGGCGGCGCGCGACGATCGGCTCGTCCAACTGTTCGACCTGACCGTGGAGAGCCATTACAGCTATTGGTTCGTGTGCCGCCCGCGGGCGCTCACCCAGCGCCCGGTGCGGATCTTCCACGACTGGCTGATCGAGGCACTCGGCGCCGACACCGTCTAA
- a CDS encoding peptidylprolyl isomerase codes for MSEPSTLVLTLDTGDVRIKLRPDLAPKHVERITKLAGEGFYDGVIFHRVIDGFMAQGGDPSGTGMGGSKEPNLPQEFNAQPHVRGVCSMARTNDPNTANSQFFICLDDATFLDRQYTVWGEVTEGMDHVDALPKGEPPRNPGKIVKATVEA; via the coding sequence ATGTCGGAACCCAGCACGCTCGTCCTGACCCTCGACACCGGGGATGTCCGCATCAAGCTCCGCCCGGACCTCGCGCCGAAGCATGTCGAGCGGATCACCAAGCTCGCCGGCGAAGGCTTTTACGACGGCGTGATCTTCCACCGCGTGATCGACGGCTTCATGGCGCAGGGCGGCGATCCCTCGGGCACCGGCATGGGCGGTTCGAAGGAGCCCAACCTGCCGCAGGAATTCAATGCCCAGCCGCACGTCCGCGGCGTCTGCTCGATGGCGCGGACCAACGATCCGAACACCGCCAATTCGCAGTTCTTCATCTGCCTCGACGACGCGACCTTCCTCGATCGCCAGTACACGGTGTGGGGCGAAGTGACCGAAGGCATGGACCATGTCGACGCGCTGCCCAAGGGCGAGCCACCCCGCAATCCGGGCAAGATCGTCAAGGCGACGGTCGAGGCCTGA
- the mgtE gene encoding magnesium transporter codes for MSETELHAESQPPESELDEDDRLKPEFVSAVLEAVAAGDSETARMRVAPLHPADIADLVELTPAELRPALAAAISDLIDGDVLAEMNDWVREALVDALEPHQVADIAAELDTDDAVAIIEDMEPADQREVLRALDPDDRAAIEEALSYPEETAGRLMQRELIAVPEHWTVGDVLDYLRGHDELATDFWEIFVVDPAHHPVGTCALSWILRTPRSVAVSDVMAREQTLIPADMDQEEVALRFQKYALISAAVIDSNGRLVGMITVDDVVHIISEEAGEDILHLSGAGEGDINEPVLDSYKVRVRWLITNLATALIPATIVFFFEATIAHKAVLAALMPIVAGVGGNAGTQTLAVTVRALATNQLTQSNTLRAIRREIAIAVLNGLTIAAVIGVAIGALFWDLTLGVVIATAMLANIVIAGLAGVLVPVTLERFRQDPAVASSVFVTMVTDSMGFLAFLGLATASGLVG; via the coding sequence ATGAGCGAGACCGAACTTCACGCCGAATCGCAGCCGCCCGAAAGCGAGCTCGACGAAGACGACCGGCTCAAGCCCGAATTCGTCAGCGCCGTGCTCGAAGCGGTTGCGGCAGGCGATTCCGAGACGGCGCGGATGCGGGTCGCGCCGCTCCACCCCGCCGACATCGCCGATCTCGTCGAGCTGACGCCGGCCGAGTTGCGCCCCGCGCTGGCCGCGGCGATTTCCGACCTGATCGACGGCGACGTGCTCGCCGAGATGAACGACTGGGTGCGCGAGGCGCTGGTCGACGCACTCGAGCCGCATCAGGTCGCCGACATCGCCGCCGAGCTCGATACCGACGACGCCGTCGCGATCATCGAGGACATGGAGCCCGCGGATCAGCGCGAAGTGCTTCGCGCGCTCGATCCCGACGACCGCGCCGCGATCGAGGAAGCGCTCTCCTATCCCGAAGAGACCGCCGGCCGCCTGATGCAGCGCGAGCTGATCGCCGTGCCGGAGCATTGGACCGTCGGCGACGTGCTGGATTACCTGCGCGGCCATGACGAGCTGGCGACCGATTTCTGGGAAATCTTCGTCGTCGATCCGGCGCACCATCCGGTGGGCACCTGCGCGCTCTCGTGGATACTGCGGACCCCGCGCAGCGTGGCCGTGAGCGACGTGATGGCGCGCGAGCAGACGCTGATCCCGGCCGACATGGACCAGGAGGAAGTGGCGCTCCGCTTCCAGAAATATGCGCTGATATCCGCCGCAGTGATCGATTCGAACGGCCGGCTGGTGGGCATGATCACGGTCGACGACGTGGTCCACATCATCTCCGAAGAGGCCGGCGAGGACATCCTCCACCTCTCCGGCGCGGGCGAAGGCGACATTAACGAGCCGGTGCTGGACAGCTACAAGGTCCGAGTCCGCTGGCTGATTACCAACCTGGCCACGGCGCTGATTCCGGCGACGATCGTGTTCTTTTTCGAAGCGACGATCGCACACAAGGCAGTGCTGGCCGCGCTGATGCCGATCGTCGCGGGGGTGGGCGGCAATGCCGGCACCCAGACACTGGCAGTGACGGTGCGCGCGCTCGCCACCAACCAGCTGACTCAGTCCAACACGCTGCGCGCGATCCGGCGCGAGATCGCCATCGCCGTGCTCAACGGGCTGACCATCGCCGCAGTGATCGGCGTGGCGATCGGCGCGCTGTTCTGGGATCTCACCTTGGGCGTGGTGATCGCGACGGCGATGCTCGCCAATATCGTCATCGCCGGGCTCGCCGGCGTGCTGGTGCCGGTGACGCTCGAGCGCTTCCGCCAGGATCCGGCGGTGGCATCGTCGGTGTTCGTCACGATGGTGACCGATTCGATGGGCTTCCTGGCGTTCCTCGGGCTGGCGACGGCGTCGGGGCTGGTCGGCTAG
- a CDS encoding DUF1489 family protein, whose amino-acid sequence MPLHLTKVAYGCDSIEYLEERLALKAAHQPAFLTTRYLPKRHAEIAGGSLFWIIKHQLIGRSPILGFGEAEGGRVAIYLEPRLVLVQARPKRAHQGWRYLEGADAPIDLGEAGAGVAEMPAGLVGELAAMGLI is encoded by the coding sequence GTGCCGCTACACCTGACCAAAGTCGCCTATGGCTGCGACAGCATCGAATATCTTGAGGAACGACTGGCGCTCAAGGCCGCGCACCAGCCGGCCTTCCTGACGACGCGCTATCTGCCCAAGCGGCACGCGGAAATCGCGGGCGGATCGCTGTTCTGGATCATCAAGCATCAGCTGATCGGGCGCTCGCCGATCCTCGGCTTCGGCGAGGCCGAAGGCGGGCGCGTCGCGATCTATCTCGAACCCAGGCTGGTGCTCGTCCAGGCCCGGCCCAAGCGCGCACACCAGGGCTGGCGCTACCTGGAGGGCGCGGACGCGCCCATCGACCTGGGCGAAGCCGGTGCGGGGGTGGCCGAGATGCCGGCGGGGCTGGTCGGCGAGCTGGCGGCGATGGGGCTGATCTGA
- the msrA gene encoding peptide-methionine (S)-S-oxide reductase MsrA — MRKIVLPALAVATLGAVLLLPAAAAPAERAVAIPAPAQDVTGGKEQQVAVLAGGCFWGMEAVFQSVKGVHSVTSGYAGGTRSTANYSKVSTERTAHAEAIRVVYDPRKVSYGTLLRIYFSVAHDPTQLNRQGPDTGPSYRSAIFPQDDAQRRVATAYIAQLGGTKAWPRPIVTRVETGNFYPAEAYHQDFFWRNPTHPYIVRWDKPKVAAFRNAFPTLAN, encoded by the coding sequence ATGCGCAAGATCGTCCTGCCCGCCCTCGCCGTCGCCACGCTCGGCGCGGTGCTGTTGCTGCCCGCTGCCGCGGCACCTGCCGAGCGCGCGGTGGCGATTCCCGCGCCCGCGCAGGACGTTACCGGCGGCAAGGAGCAGCAGGTAGCGGTGCTCGCCGGGGGCTGCTTCTGGGGGATGGAGGCGGTCTTCCAGTCGGTGAAGGGCGTCCATTCGGTGACCAGCGGCTATGCCGGCGGCACGCGCAGCACCGCGAATTACAGCAAGGTCTCGACCGAGCGCACGGCGCACGCCGAGGCGATCCGCGTCGTCTATGATCCGCGCAAAGTGAGCTACGGCACGCTGCTGCGCATCTATTTCTCGGTCGCGCACGATCCGACCCAGCTCAATCGCCAGGGACCCGACACCGGCCCCAGCTATCGCTCGGCGATCTTTCCGCAGGACGATGCCCAGCGCCGCGTCGCTACCGCCTATATCGCGCAGCTCGGCGGCACCAAGGCGTGGCCGCGCCCGATCGTGACGCGCGTCGAAACCGGCAATTTCTACCCGGCCGAAGCCTATCATCAGGACTTTTTCTGGCGGAACCCGACGCATCCCTACATCGTGCGCTGGGACAAGCCCAAGGTCGCCGCCTTCCGCAACGCCTTCCCGACGCTGGCGAACTGA
- a CDS encoding pyridoxal phosphate-dependent aminotransferase: protein MQTSAALQRIQPSATLAMTSRVFELKRQGIDVIGLGAGEPDFDTPDFVKEAAIEAIRAGKTKYTNVDGTPELKQAIVAKFARDNGLTYAENQISVNSGGKHTLFNAFCATIDAGDEVIIPAPYWVSYPDVVEFAGGKPVFISAGADQNYKIKPEQLEAAITAKTKWVVLNSPSNPTGAAYSAAELKALGQVLEKHPHVLIYADDMYEHILYDGFEFATIAQVCPSLYDRTLTANGVSKAYAMTGWRIGYAGGPAWLIKAIGKLQSQSTSNPCSISQAASVAALNGDQGFLKERVAAFQGRRDLVVGMLNAIDGMTCPTPEGAFYVYPEFAGLIGKTTPKGLTITTDEEMIGYLLDEAKVAAVHGAAFGLSPAMRISYATSEALLTEACTRIQTACAALR from the coding sequence ATGCAGACCTCCGCCGCGCTCCAGCGCATCCAGCCCTCCGCCACGCTCGCGATGACGAGCCGTGTGTTCGAGCTGAAGCGGCAGGGGATCGACGTGATTGGTCTCGGCGCCGGCGAGCCCGATTTCGACACGCCCGATTTCGTCAAGGAAGCGGCGATCGAGGCGATCCGCGCGGGCAAGACCAAATACACCAATGTCGATGGCACGCCCGAGCTCAAGCAGGCGATCGTCGCCAAGTTCGCGCGCGACAACGGCCTGACCTATGCCGAGAACCAGATCAGCGTGAATTCGGGCGGCAAGCACACGCTGTTCAACGCCTTTTGCGCGACGATCGACGCGGGCGACGAAGTCATCATCCCCGCGCCTTATTGGGTAAGCTATCCCGACGTCGTCGAATTCGCCGGGGGCAAGCCGGTCTTCATTTCGGCGGGTGCGGACCAGAACTACAAGATCAAGCCCGAGCAGCTCGAGGCCGCGATTACCGCCAAGACCAAGTGGGTGGTGCTCAATTCGCCGTCGAACCCGACGGGCGCGGCCTATAGCGCGGCGGAGCTCAAGGCGCTGGGCCAGGTGCTCGAAAAGCACCCGCATGTGCTGATCTATGCCGACGATATGTATGAGCATATTCTGTATGACGGCTTCGAATTCGCGACGATCGCGCAGGTCTGCCCGTCGCTCTACGATCGCACGCTGACGGCCAATGGCGTGTCCAAGGCCTATGCGATGACCGGCTGGCGGATCGGCTATGCCGGCGGCCCGGCGTGGCTGATCAAGGCGATCGGCAAGCTCCAGTCGCAGTCGACGTCGAACCCGTGCAGCATCTCGCAGGCCGCGTCGGTCGCCGCGCTCAATGGTGACCAGGGCTTCCTCAAGGAGCGCGTCGCGGCGTTCCAGGGGCGGCGCGATCTCGTCGTCGGCATGCTCAACGCTATCGACGGCATGACCTGCCCGACCCCAGAAGGCGCATTCTACGTCTATCCCGAATTCGCCGGGCTGATCGGCAAGACCACGCCCAAGGGCCTGACGATCACCACCGACGAGGAAATGATCGGATATCTGCTCGACGAGGCCAAGGTCGCGGCGGTGCACGGCGCTGCCTTCGGCCTCTCGCCGGCGATGCGGATCAGCTACGCCACGTCGGAAGCGCTGCTGACCGAGGCGTGCACGCGAATCCAGACCGCCTGCGCCGCCTTGCGCTAA
- the pabB gene encoding aminodeoxychorismate synthase component I: protein MALPTPPFVLLDDARPGGAAARLYADPVEIVRADHPEDVRPALEALRAARRRGLDAAGYIRYEAAAGLEPKLAHLAAPGPLLWFGLFDGYRHVDPATILPDPAGAWAGTPRPRIARSDYAARFARVAELIAAGDIYQANLTFRAEVATAGSPAAVYARVRQRAAAGYGALVATGEEWLLSFSPELFFALESGALTAKPMKGTAVRDADPAQDAANAADLRADPKQRAENLMIVDLMRNDLSRVARPGSVAVPQLFHVERYPTVHQMVSTITAELREGQDAIDALAALFPCGSITGAPKLRAMEIIAQNEDAPRGVYTGAIGRLDASGDAMFNVAIRTLAIPGGDSTAILGLGSGVVADSDPEQEWQECLAKGAFVTAGERPFDLIETMRFDPMDGMPLLERHLSRMKASAQLFDFAFDRHSVRNELQAATFRLRSASKVRLLLGRSGAIAIGISPMPDAAEQPVRVAIRRQEVAPDDFRLRHKTSRRGFYDRARADSGAWEVVFTDPDGFLTEGSFTSIFVERAGVLLTPPLARGLLPGVLRAELIESGRAIEHDLRPEDLAGGFQLGNALRGLVAAVTVAERANANV, encoded by the coding sequence ATGGCGTTGCCCACTCCTCCGTTCGTGCTGCTCGACGATGCCCGCCCCGGCGGCGCAGCGGCGCGGCTCTATGCCGATCCGGTCGAGATCGTCCGCGCCGATCACCCCGAAGACGTCCGCCCCGCGCTCGAAGCGTTGCGCGCCGCGCGCCGCCGCGGCCTCGATGCGGCAGGCTATATCCGGTACGAGGCGGCGGCGGGGCTGGAGCCGAAACTGGCGCATCTCGCCGCACCGGGCCCGCTGCTGTGGTTCGGATTGTTCGACGGCTATCGGCACGTCGATCCCGCCACGATCCTGCCCGATCCCGCCGGCGCCTGGGCGGGGACGCCACGGCCGCGGATCGCGCGGAGCGACTATGCCGCTCGCTTCGCCCGCGTTGCCGAACTGATCGCCGCCGGCGACATCTACCAGGCCAATCTGACCTTCCGCGCCGAAGTCGCCACCGCCGGATCTCCCGCTGCAGTCTATGCGCGGGTGCGCCAGCGGGCCGCCGCCGGTTATGGCGCGCTCGTCGCCACCGGGGAGGAATGGCTGCTGTCCTTCTCGCCCGAACTGTTCTTCGCGCTGGAGAGCGGTGCGCTCACCGCCAAGCCGATGAAGGGCACGGCGGTGCGCGACGCGGATCCGGCGCAGGACGCCGCCAATGCCGCCGATCTGCGCGCCGATCCCAAGCAGCGCGCCGAGAATCTGATGATCGTCGACTTGATGCGCAACGATCTCAGCCGAGTGGCGCGTCCTGGCAGCGTCGCGGTGCCGCAGCTCTTTCATGTCGAGCGATATCCGACGGTCCACCAGATGGTTTCGACGATCACCGCCGAATTGCGCGAAGGGCAGGACGCCATCGATGCGCTCGCCGCGCTGTTCCCCTGCGGCTCGATCACCGGCGCGCCCAAGCTGCGCGCGATGGAAATCATCGCGCAGAACGAGGATGCGCCGCGCGGCGTCTATACCGGCGCGATCGGCCGGCTCGATGCGTCTGGCGACGCGATGTTCAACGTCGCGATCCGCACGCTCGCGATTCCCGGGGGCGACTCGACGGCGATTTTGGGTCTAGGGTCGGGCGTGGTTGCCGATTCGGACCCCGAACAGGAATGGCAGGAATGCCTCGCCAAGGGCGCCTTCGTGACGGCAGGTGAGCGTCCGTTCGACTTGATCGAGACGATGCGCTTCGATCCGATGGACGGCATGCCGCTGCTCGAGCGCCATCTTTCGCGGATGAAGGCCAGCGCCCAGCTTTTCGACTTCGCGTTCGATCGCCATTCGGTCCGCAACGAGCTCCAGGCCGCGACTTTCCGGCTGCGCAGCGCGTCGAAGGTGCGGCTGCTGCTGGGGCGTTCGGGGGCGATCGCGATCGGCATCAGCCCGATGCCCGACGCCGCCGAGCAGCCGGTGCGCGTGGCGATCCGTCGCCAGGAAGTTGCGCCGGACGACTTCCGCCTGCGCCACAAGACCAGCCGCCGCGGCTTCTATGACCGCGCCCGCGCCGATTCGGGCGCCTGGGAAGTCGTGTTCACCGATCCCGACGGCTTCCTTACCGAAGGCAGCTTCACCAGCATCTTCGTCGAGCGCGCCGGAGTGTTGCTGACGCCGCCGCTGGCGCGCGGGCTGCTGCCCGGCGTGCTCCGCGCCGAGCTGATCGAGAGCGGCCGCGCGATCGAGCACGACCTTCGCCCGGAGGACCTTGCCGGCGGGTTCCAGCTCGGCAATGCGCTGCGGGGACTGGTTGCAGCCGTTACAGTTGCGGAACGCGCGAACGCCAACGTATAG
- a CDS encoding MBL fold metallo-hydrolase → MSNPPMRVAIVPVTPLQQNCSLIWCTRTMRGAFVDPGGDLDRLHAAMQQHQVTIEKILITHGHIDHCGLAGEFAAELGVPIEGPQEADRFWIARLEEDGRKYGVRGVPFEPDRWLVEGDQVTVGDLVLDVYHCPGHTPGHVVFHHVPSKLALVGDVLFQGSIGRTDFPLGNHQDLIDAIVAKLWPLGDDTVFVPGHGQPSNFGHERRTNAFVSDAALGR, encoded by the coding sequence ATGTCAAACCCTCCGATGCGCGTGGCGATCGTGCCGGTCACGCCGCTCCAGCAGAATTGCAGCCTGATCTGGTGCACGCGCACGATGCGCGGCGCCTTTGTCGATCCCGGCGGCGACCTCGACCGGCTTCATGCGGCGATGCAGCAGCATCAGGTGACGATCGAGAAGATCCTGATCACGCATGGCCATATCGACCATTGCGGGCTGGCCGGCGAGTTCGCCGCCGAACTGGGCGTGCCGATCGAGGGGCCGCAGGAAGCGGATCGCTTCTGGATCGCGCGGCTGGAGGAGGACGGGCGCAAATATGGCGTGCGCGGGGTGCCGTTCGAGCCCGACCGCTGGCTGGTCGAGGGGGACCAGGTGACCGTCGGCGACCTGGTGCTCGACGTCTATCACTGCCCAGGCCACACGCCCGGCCATGTCGTCTTCCACCATGTGCCCTCGAAGCTGGCGCTGGTCGGCGACGTGCTGTTCCAGGGATCGATCGGGCGCACCGACTTCCCGCTGGGCAATCACCAGGACCTGATCGACGCGATCGTCGCCAAGCTATGGCCGCTCGGCGACGATACCGTGTTCGTCCCCGGCCACGGCCAGCCGAGCAATTTCGGTCATGAGCGGCGGACGAATGCGTTCGTGAGCGACGCGGCGTTGGGGAGGTAA
- a CDS encoding MAPEG family protein, translated as MFFLPVALVTAGACALLNFWLGLRISRLRLSEKILVGDGGNLRLVARMRAQLNFAEYAPLVLILIALIELARGTQAWLWGVALVFVVGRILHAFGMDGWRLGRMLGIATTMLAMLGLAGYAVYLGYTGLNPLR; from the coding sequence ATGTTTTTCCTGCCCGTCGCGCTCGTCACCGCGGGAGCCTGCGCGCTTCTCAATTTCTGGCTCGGGCTGCGCATCAGCCGGCTGCGGCTGTCGGAAAAGATCCTGGTCGGCGACGGCGGCAACCTGCGGCTGGTCGCCCGGATGCGCGCGCAGCTCAACTTCGCCGAATATGCGCCGCTGGTGCTGATTCTGATCGCACTGATCGAACTCGCCCGCGGCACCCAGGCCTGGCTGTGGGGCGTCGCGCTGGTCTTCGTGGTCGGCCGCATCCTCCACGCCTTCGGGATGGACGGCTGGCGGCTCGGGCGGATGCTCGGCATCGCCACCACGATGCTGGCGATGCTCGGCCTCGCCGGGTATGCCGTCTATCTCGGCTACACCGGGCTCAACCCGCTGCGCTGA
- the rpmF gene encoding 50S ribosomal protein L32 has product MAVPKRKTSPSRRGMRRSHDSLTVAAFQECSNCGELKRPHNLCSACGHYNGREVISAEG; this is encoded by the coding sequence ATGGCCGTTCCCAAGAGAAAGACCTCGCCTTCGCGGCGTGGCATGCGCCGGTCGCACGATTCGCTCACCGTCGCGGCATTCCAGGAATGCTCGAACTGTGGCGAACTAAAGCGCCCGCACAATCTGTGCTCGGCGTGCGGCCATTATAACGGCCGCGAAGTCATCTCCGCCGAGGGCTGA
- the plsX gene encoding phosphate acyltransferase PlsX, with translation MTTPMRIAVDAMGGDEGIAVMLAGVARARRRFEGMEFILVGDEAQIRAGLESHPNLTAASEIVHAADVVASDAKPSAAIRRAKTTSMGIAIDQVKQGKAGAAVSSGNTGALMAMAKLSLRTMPGIDRPALAALLPTLGENDTVMLDLGANTEVDARNLVQFAVMGAAYARIALDLEKPRVALLNIGTEEMKGTDNIRDAAAELRAAKHLRLDFKGFIEGNKLSRGEVDVIVCDGFAGNIALKTIEGTARFVADLLKRAFSSSTRSKIGFLISRPATELLRTHLDPNNHNGAVFLGLNGIVVKSHGSANEVGVDTAIGFAAKMLRDDLNRRIAEDLGNFEAKAA, from the coding sequence ATGACCACCCCAATGCGAATCGCCGTCGATGCAATGGGCGGCGACGAGGGGATCGCAGTCATGCTCGCGGGCGTCGCACGTGCGCGCCGTCGCTTCGAGGGGATGGAATTCATCCTCGTCGGCGACGAAGCGCAGATTCGCGCCGGGCTCGAAAGCCATCCCAATTTGACGGCTGCGTCGGAGATCGTCCACGCGGCCGACGTCGTCGCGTCCGATGCCAAGCCGAGCGCCGCGATTCGCCGCGCCAAGACCACGTCGATGGGAATCGCCATCGATCAGGTGAAGCAGGGCAAGGCGGGCGCGGCGGTCTCTTCGGGCAATACCGGTGCGTTGATGGCGATGGCCAAGCTGTCGCTGCGCACGATGCCCGGCATCGACCGGCCCGCGCTCGCGGCACTGCTGCCGACGCTGGGCGAGAACGACACGGTGATGCTCGATCTGGGCGCCAATACCGAAGTAGATGCGCGCAACCTCGTCCAGTTCGCCGTGATGGGCGCGGCCTATGCGCGAATCGCGCTCGACCTCGAAAAGCCCCGCGTCGCGCTCCTCAACATCGGCACCGAGGAGATGAAGGGCACCGATAACATCCGCGATGCCGCCGCCGAGTTGCGCGCCGCCAAGCACCTGCGACTCGACTTCAAGGGCTTTATCGAAGGCAACAAGCTGTCGCGCGGCGAAGTCGATGTCATCGTCTGCGACGGTTTCGCCGGCAATATCGCGCTCAAGACGATCGAAGGCACCGCCCGATTCGTCGCGGACCTGCTCAAGCGTGCTTTCTCAAGCTCGACGCGCTCGAAGATCGGCTTCCTGATCTCGCGCCCCGCCACCGAGCTGCTGCGCACCCATCTCGATCCCAACAATCACAACGGCGCGGTTTTCCTCGGACTCAACGGCATCGTCGTGAAGAGCCATGGCAGCGCGAACGAAGTGGGCGTAGACACCGCCATCGGCTTCGCGGCGAAGATGCTGCGCGACGATCTCAATCGGCGAATCGCCGAGGATCTCGGGAATTTCGAGGCAAAGGCTGCGTGA
- a CDS encoding beta-ketoacyl-ACP synthase III: MTIRSVILGTGSFLPERRVSNAELAERVDTSDEWIVERTGIRFRHIAGDDETTSTLATGAARRALESAGIAATDIDLIVLATATPDQTFPASATRVQTALGINDCVAFDVAAVCSGFLYAVQVADSMIRAGAHRRALVIGAETFSRILDWEDRATCVLFGDGAGAIVLEGQDSDDATGRGILATRLHADGRHNDLLYVDGGPSTTGTVGKLRMKGREVFRHAVVNLAAVMTESLAAAGLQSSDVDWVVPHQANARILDATARKLGLDAGKVVVTVDQHANTSAASVPLALDTAVRDGRIKQGDLIVLEAMGGGFTWGAAVVRF; encoded by the coding sequence GTGACCATTCGTTCGGTGATTCTGGGAACCGGCTCCTTCCTGCCGGAACGACGCGTTTCCAATGCCGAGCTGGCGGAGCGCGTCGATACCTCCGACGAATGGATCGTCGAGCGAACCGGCATCCGCTTCCGCCACATCGCCGGCGATGACGAGACGACGAGTACGCTGGCGACCGGCGCCGCGCGCCGCGCACTCGAATCCGCCGGGATCGCCGCGACCGACATCGACCTGATCGTGCTGGCCACCGCCACCCCCGACCAGACCTTCCCGGCCAGCGCCACCCGCGTGCAGACCGCGCTGGGCATCAACGATTGCGTCGCGTTCGACGTCGCCGCGGTATGCTCGGGCTTCCTCTATGCCGTGCAGGTCGCCGATTCGATGATCCGCGCCGGCGCGCACCGCCGCGCGCTGGTGATCGGCGCGGAGACCTTCAGCCGGATCCTCGACTGGGAAGACCGCGCGACCTGCGTGCTGTTCGGCGACGGCGCCGGCGCGATCGTGCTCGAAGGCCAGGACAGCGACGACGCGACCGGCCGCGGCATCCTTGCGACTCGGCTCCACGCCGATGGCCGCCACAACGACCTCCTCTATGTCGATGGTGGACCGTCCACCACCGGCACCGTCGGCAAGCTTCGGATGAAGGGCCGCGAAGTGTTCCGCCACGCCGTGGTCAACCTTGCCGCGGTGATGACCGAGTCGCTCGCAGCGGCCGGCCTGCAATCGAGCGACGTGGACTGGGTGGTGCCGCACCAGGCCAATGCCCGCATCCTCGACGCGACCGCGCGCAAGCTCGGGCTCGACGCCGGAAAGGTCGTCGTCACCGTCGACCAGCACGCCAATACGTCGGCCGCATCGGTGCCGCTCGCGCTCGACACCGCCGTGCGCGACGGCCGAATCAAGCAAGGCGACCTCATCGTCCTCGAAGCGATGGGTGGCGGTTTTACCTGGGGTGCAGCGGTCGTACGTTTCTGA
- a CDS encoding integration host factor subunit alpha — protein MPAAGTLTRADLAESLHREVGLSRADASRIVEQVLGHMCEALSKGENVKISGFGSFILRDKGERVGRNPKTGVEVPIAPRRVLTFRASQMMRDRIVAGS, from the coding sequence ATGCCGGCTGCGGGCACGCTGACCAGGGCAGATTTGGCCGAATCGCTGCATCGCGAAGTCGGACTGTCGCGCGCCGACGCCTCCCGCATCGTCGAACAGGTCCTCGGCCATATGTGCGAAGCCCTGTCGAAGGGCGAGAACGTCAAGATTTCCGGCTTCGGCAGCTTCATCCTGCGCGACAAGGGCGAGCGGGTGGGCCGCAATCCCAAGACCGGCGTCGAAGTGCCGATCGCGCCTCGCCGGGTGCTAACCTTCAGAGCCAGCCAGATGATGCGCGACCGCATCGTGGCAGGCAGCTGA